The DNA sequence TCGTTTATGCACTACAAATTTTTAATACTAGAAGAAAAAGGCAAGTTTTATTCCTACTTCAAGTTTACAAGATCTAAAAATCTTGGAAATATACTTATCCATATATCAATTAAATATATAGAATGAATAAAAATTGTCTTTTTTGAACGAGAATGGCATAAAAGGACACACTATTATGGTTTTAATTCCATAAATAGTATGGTACGTTTTCTATACAATTATGGCATGCACACCATACTTTAATCTGTTAAAATAATGCGGGAAAATGATACTTACCACGTAAAGGGAACTGGTTATAATTTTGAGATACTGTTTTTTATGATCTTTTAGGATAAGATAAACTACTACTGTTCTCATCACTGTTGTTTGTTGTAATAAGCCTTAACAAGGCATATTTTGCTTATAGATAAAAAAAGGGAGGTAAAAATTACAAAAGATATGAAGATGGAAAGAGAAAAAGGGGAATTTTTTAGTACTTTTAAAATATCAGATAGTAACATAACAACATCTTCATATAAAACTTGGCCGCACAAACGCAATGGCCTATATGAAGTATTGTATTCTTCCGGCAACCCTGCTACCACATCCTCAACAAAGATTTAGACCAGAGGCTTTGCGCCCTATCCTTTCGAATGGTTTACCCTTTTCGGCTTCTAAAAATGAACCTTATGCTAAATTTTAGGCTATCTTATGATAATATTTTAAAAATATCAATAAGTTTATTCTAGCTCCTATTATCAGAATATCTTATGATTATTTTACACTAATCATGAATACGTTTTATAACTGCCCCAAGATCAGCTAACCGTTTTTCAAGCCGTTCATAACCCCGATCTAAATGATAGATACGATGGACATGCGTAGTTCCTTGCGCTACTAAACCTGCAAGTACAAGCCCTGCGCCGGCACGCAGATCCGAAACCATCACATTGGTACCAGATAAGAAAGGTGTTCCACTCACAATTGCGCATGACCCTTCTACACGGATATCAGCTCCCATTCTCTGTAATTCCGGAGAGTGAATAAATCTATCAGGAAACACCTTCTCGGTAATAACACTTTTTCCTTCTACGGTACACAGCAGGGCCATAAACTGTGCCTGCATATCGGTAGGCATGCCCGGATAGGGTAATGTTGTTAAATCAACAGGGTGATAGAAACTATTGCCCTTTACCCGGACACTGTTTCCCACAGGAGTTACTTCCACACCAATTTCTCTTAATTTATCAATTACTGCAGAGAGATGCTCTACTTTAACATTTTCTAATGCAATATCGCCTCTTGTAATAGCGCCAGCAATCATAAATGTTCCTGCTTCAATTCGATCGGGAATGATCTCATAATCAACTCCATGTAATTCCTGAACTCCTTCTATCGTTAAACGACTTTCACCAATTCC is a window from the Candidatus Jettenia sp. genome containing:
- the murA gene encoding UDP-N-acetylglucosamine 1-carboxyvinyltransferase encodes the protein MDKIVIEGGRRLEGSTRINGAKNAALPIMAACLLLHGPSRIRGVPNIVDIETQSEILKNLGGEIKRHEDGTLEIGFRDGENEDKFTAPYELVSKMRASICVLGPLLSKRHKAKVSYPGGCIIGQRPIDLHIKGLKALGAQIETTEGYITASVERLKGAEISLMGQYGITVLGTCNVMTAAVLAEGTTIIEHAACEPEVQDLANFLNKAGAKITGIGESRLTIEGVQELHGVDYEIIPDRIEAGTFMIAGAITRGDIALENVKVEHLSAVIDKLREIGVEVTPVGNSVRVKGNSFYHPVDLTTLPYPGMPTDMQAQFMALLCTVEGKSVITEKVFPDRFIHSPELQRMGADIRVEGSCAIVSGTPFLSGTNVMVSDLRAGAGLVLAGLVAQGTTHVHRIYHLDRGYERLEKRLADLGAVIKRIHD